In a single window of the Etheostoma spectabile isolate EspeVRDwgs_2016 chromosome 3, UIUC_Espe_1.0, whole genome shotgun sequence genome:
- the cep164 gene encoding centrosomal protein of 164 kDa — protein MRKEKEKRMRLFQEELRKKEDEEERKLKEESEERLRALRQHLVSKRREEEDRLKKESERTLEELRESVRLEREREQHQLRKESEVMLKELCISLEEERVAERNRLEAQKRQDTERLKAESEEELQAEKRRLQGEREEKLNSLKHEVNITEKRREYMSPRPEQQLADYHRELADVLQEVREDVQRDHERKLEQLREDHRREMNSIREKYLDEETAQRARLLSTLQEDREHLQASHAVQLEKLRLQLNTQIQKTQLTHSRKESELEDLKDQMELRARELKSQEAMLQTKVADLKRRRKKLGEEEEEVDRQIEALPRLIQERDQLMEELERMREEKTQARELLQRAREERNEAKEEGERLREERDKAREESKRSKENKERLESKVALLQERCNHLSRRVSELESGAGTSTRPEPKQDKKKAEKVEVTVPSSDRRDSPLHVEDLEDLPLSPVPDSHSSMDEFRRYISTHNASIQKTKGFLERESSRLMERRAALRAAQTSSFQDPSHDEGVTEEMTRNLQQEARNVVELQRAVQRGTTLLRRKEEQLQQLESSIAEEPLFEGLSRLAGERKVTFDVTESDLSSTVDPLNGTGGHPTFPDKVQELGESLQQISSQLNTVLSALGSLAHRQNDTPYSAYPLHLSQPHSTPTATSTSAAVMHQMHTRGPSSSAPPPPVRLPEPSWNWAPQGPAAATPLFSTRNSSGLSGSEDLINSRWSQIFSRGAMDPIASSTMGPTSAYSSYIPASEHGRSLRPMQKSREVDGQKLQGLIDGNKRWLEMRKKDTSIPLFTRYPVPSTKSGLLQLGLDDNNQIRVYHY, from the exons ATgaggaaagagaaggagaagagaatGCGTCTCTTCCAGGAGGAGCTGAGGAAaaaagaggatgaggaggagaggaagctGAAGGAGGAGAGTGAGGAAAGACTGAG GGCTCTGCGGCAGCATCTCGTGTctaagaggagagaggaggaggacaggcTGAAGAAAGAGTCTGAGAGGACACTGGAGGAGCTCAGAGAGTCTGTCCGcctggagagggagagggagcaaCACCAACTCAG AAAGGAGAGTGAGGTCATGCTGAAGGAGTTATGCATCTCTCTAGAGGAAGAGCGAGTAGCGGAGCGCAACAGACTGGAGGCCCAGAAGAGGCAGGACACTGAACGTCTGAAGGCTgagtcagaagaggagctgcAAGCGGAGAAGAGGAGACtccagggagagagggaggagaaactGAACTCCCTGAAACACGAG GTAAATAtaacagagaagaggagggagTACATGAGTCCACGTCCTGAACAGCAACTGGCAGATTACCACCGAGAG CTAGCTGATGTTCTTCAGGAAGTGCGGGAGGATGTGCAGCGTGATCACGAGAGGAAGCTGGAGCAGTTGAGGGAGGACCACAGAAGAGAGATGAACAGCATCAGAGAGAAATACTTGGATGAG GAGACTGCTCAGAGGGCGCGCTTGCTTTCTACTCTGCAGGAGGACAGAGAGCATCTGCAGGCCTCGCATGCTGTCCAACTGGAGAAACTCCGCTTGCAGCtcaacacacagatacaaaagACACAGCTGACACACTCGCGCAAG GAGTCAGAACTGGAGGATCTAAAAGATCAGATGGAGCTGAGAGCCAGAGAGCTGAAGAGCCAGGAGGCCATGCTGCAGACCAAG GTAGCAGAtctgaagaggaggaggaagaagcttggagaggaagaggaggaagtagacagacagatagag gCCTTACCCCGGCTGATCCAGGAGAGAGACCAGCTGATGGAGGAGCtggagaggatgagagaggagaaaacTCAAGCCAGAGAACTCCTTCAGAGAGCCAGGGAAGAGAGGAATGAGGCcaaggaggagggggagaggcttagggaggagagagacaaagcCAGGGAAGAGAGCAAGAGGTCCAAGGAGAACAAGGAGCGACTGGAGAGCAAGGTGGCATTGCTGCAGGAGAGATGCAACCATCTCAGTCGCAGAGTCAG TGAGCTAGAGTCAGGAGCAGGCACCTCCACCAGACCAGAACCTAAACAGGACAAAAAGAAGGCAGAGAAAGTCGAGGTGACAGTGCCCTCCAGTGACAGAAGAGACTCACCGCTACATGTAGAAGACCTGGAGGACCTGCCACTCTCCCCTGTGCCCGACAGCCACAGCAGCATGGACGA GTTTCGACGCTACATCTCCACACATAATGCATCCATCCAAAAAACCAAAGGCTTCCTGGAGAGGGAGAGCAGCCGGCTGATGGAGAGACGGGCAGCTCTGCGGGCGGCCCAGACCAGCTCCTTCCAGGACCCCAGCCACGATGAAGGGGTTACTGAGGAGATGACAAGAAACCTTCAGCAG GAGGCCAGAAATGTGGTGGAGCTTCAGCGGGCGGTTCAGAGAGGAACCACTCTCCTGCGGAGGAAAGAGGAGCAACTCCAGCAGTTAGAGAGCTCTATAGCTGAAGAG CCGCTGTTTGAGGGTCTGTCTCGGCTGGCAGGAGAGAGGAAGGTGACTTTTGATGTGACTGAATCTGACCTCAGCAGCACTGTGGACCCATTGAATGGAACAG GAGGTCATCCTACATTCCCGGACAAAGTCCAGGAGTTAGGAGAGTCTTTGCAGCAGATCTCAAGCCAGCTCAACACCGTGCTGAGTGCGTTGGGTTCGCTGGCCCATAGGCAGAACGACACACCCTATTCAGCCTACCCTCTGCATCTGTCTCAACCTCACTCCACCCCAACTGCCACCTCCACCTCTGCAGCAGTCATGCACCAGATGCATACCCGGGGTCCCAGCTCCTCAGCCCCACCTCCCCCAGTGAGGCTCCCAGAGCCGTCCTGGAACTGGGCGCCCCAAGGCCCCGCTGCTGCCACCCCTCTTTTCAGTACCCGCAACAGCAGTGGGTTGAGCGGCTCTGAGGATCTAATCAACAGCAGATGGAGCCAGATTTTCTCCA GAGGAGCTATGGACCCGATTGCCTCCAGCACCATGGGGCCTACCTCTGCATACTCATCATACATTCCTGCTAG TGAACATGGTCGTAGCCTGCGGCCTATGCAGAAGTCAAGGGAGGTAGACGGCCAGAAGCTGCAGGGGCTGATTGACGGCAACAAGAGGTGGCTGGAGATGCGCAAGAAAGACACCAGCAT ACCTCTGTTCACTCGCTATCCGGTTCCTTCAACCAAGAGCGGCCTGCTCCAGCTCGGCCTGGATGATAACAACCAGATCCGAGTCTATCATTACTGA